The following proteins come from a genomic window of Daphnia carinata strain CSIRO-1 chromosome 6, CSIRO_AGI_Dcar_HiC_V3, whole genome shotgun sequence:
- the LOC132088087 gene encoding putative ankyrin repeat protein RF_0381 produces MLENDSVKRISSKEVVKQLESITKKLVEKEEEFRQLCARDPSRDLLGRINVFIHLGIDVHAKDNDGMNALHHLCSSNSSANLIDAIQLLNQLGIDVNAKQRFSGRNALHNLCRSNSSPNLIDAIQLLNQLGIDVNAKDDWERNALHYLCWSNSSPNLIDVIRLLIQLGIDVNAKDKEGRNVLHYLCRDNSNPNLIDAIQFLIQLGIDVNSMEIWGMNALHFLRNTNSSANLIDAIQLFIKLGIDVNAKNKDGWNALHRLCLCNSSPNLNDTIQLLIQLGIHVKAKDDDGRNALHYLCANNSSPNLRDTIQLLIPLGIDVNAKDNDGMNALLCLCSSNTSPNLIDAIQLLTQLGIDVNAKDKWGKNARTYVRNNQWIRNKDEILKLLDAALFV; encoded by the exons atgttggaaaaCGATTCGGTAAAAAGAATTAGTTCGAAAGAAGTCGTCAAACAACTGGAATCCATCACGAAAaag CTGGttgaaaaagaggaagaattTCGACAACTTTGTGCGCGTGACCCTTCGCGTGATCTACTTGGAAGAATCAACGTCTTTATTCATCTTGGAATTGATGTGCATGCGAAGGACAAtgatggaatgaatgcgcttcatcattTGTGTTCGTCAAATTCAAGcgcaaatttaattgatgccattcaactcttaaaccaactgggaattgatgtgaacgCAAAGCAAAGATTCTCAGGACGGAATGCGCTCCATAATTTGTGTagatcaaattcaagcccaaatttaattgatgccattcaactcttaaaccaactgggaattgatgtgaatgcaaaggacgatTGGgaaaggaatgcgctccattatttgtgttggtcaaattcaagcccaaatttaattgacgtcATTcgactcttaatccaactaggaattgatgtgaatgcaaaggacaaagaaGGGCGGAATgtgctccattatttgtgtagaGATAATTCAAatccaaatttaattgacgccattcaattCTTAATCCaattgggaattgatgtgaattcAATGGAAATTTGGggaatgaatgcgctccattttttgCGTAATACAAATTCAAGCGccaatttaattgacgccattcaactcttcatcaaactgggaattgatgtgaatgcaaagaacaaagacggatggaatgcgctccatcgtttgtgttt atgtaattcaagcccaaatttaaatgacaccattcaactcttaatccaactgggaattcaTGTGAAAGCAAAGGACGatgatggaaggaatgcgcttcattatttgtgtgcaaacaattcaagccctaATTTACGTGAcaccattcaactcttaatcccactgggaattgatgtgaatgcaaaggacaatgatggaatgaatgcgctccTTTGTTTGTGTTCATCAAAcacaagcccaaatttaattgacgccattcaactcttaacccaactgggaattgatgtgaatgcaaaggacaaatgGGGAAAGAATGCTCGAACTTATGTACGCAATAACCAATGGATTAGGAACAAGgacgaaatcctaaaactgCTCGACGCAGcactttttgtttga